A genomic stretch from Dyella sp. M7H15-1 includes:
- a CDS encoding lysophospholipid acyltransferase family protein → MLRIEQTLTERLPWLAQHPMIRRPVAGMLGRLADEAGFNRVLDRLADTLGFDFVEKVLDLLGCSYHVLQRERENIPVEGGVLIVANHPLGMLDAMALLQLVGSVRQDVRIMGNDWLAAVPQLGPLLLPVDVFGGGAASRLRNVYRALERGEALIVFPAGEVSRMGPSGVRDGRWTDGFARLAMRSKVPVLPIHVAARNSAMFYGLSMLAKPLSTAMLPREAVATNVSRIGFSVGALVSAEELEKLSAGSSQRAANLMRRHVYRLGRRRGLIFGGQVPLAHPEPVERVAMELAQCEKLTDLPDGKQLLVLHGSTDGAALREIGRLRELTFRKVGEGTNTRRDLDAYDAHYEHLVLWDPKALRIVGSYRLGHGGRLINERGMGGLYTASLFNYSPALESRLAQGLELGRSFIAPAYWRSRALDHLWQGIGLYLQRHPDLRYLFGPVSMSVSLPLQAREWIAAAHQHYFGVPGLASARQPFKVSSDVLEGVRRELEGLDPASGLGWLRNHLDALGVSLPVLYRQYVDLVEPDGVQFLDFGEDPGFSGCVDGLVMLDLSHLKPAKRTRYLGKSA, encoded by the coding sequence ATGCTTCGCATTGAACAGACCCTTACCGAACGTCTGCCGTGGCTTGCGCAGCATCCGATGATCCGTCGGCCTGTTGCCGGCATGCTCGGTCGGCTTGCCGACGAAGCGGGTTTCAATCGCGTTCTTGATCGGCTTGCTGACACGTTGGGCTTCGACTTCGTCGAGAAGGTGCTCGATTTACTAGGGTGCAGCTATCACGTGCTGCAGCGCGAGCGGGAAAATATTCCCGTCGAAGGCGGCGTACTGATTGTCGCTAACCATCCACTCGGCATGCTCGATGCGATGGCATTGCTGCAATTGGTTGGCTCGGTGCGCCAGGATGTACGCATTATGGGCAACGATTGGTTGGCTGCCGTCCCGCAACTGGGGCCGTTGCTGTTACCGGTGGATGTTTTTGGTGGTGGTGCGGCGTCGCGCCTGCGTAATGTTTATCGTGCACTGGAACGTGGCGAAGCGCTGATTGTTTTCCCTGCGGGCGAAGTGTCACGCATGGGCCCGTCGGGTGTGCGCGATGGGCGTTGGACGGATGGTTTCGCCCGTCTGGCCATGCGTAGCAAGGTGCCAGTGCTGCCTATCCACGTTGCCGCCCGCAATTCGGCGATGTTCTATGGTTTGTCGATGCTGGCCAAACCGCTCAGCACCGCTATGTTGCCTCGTGAAGCCGTGGCGACCAACGTAAGCCGGATTGGTTTCAGCGTGGGTGCGCTGGTCAGTGCCGAGGAACTGGAAAAGCTCAGCGCGGGTTCGTCCCAGCGTGCGGCGAACCTGATGCGTCGTCATGTGTACCGCCTTGGACGCCGTCGCGGCCTGATCTTCGGTGGCCAAGTGCCGCTGGCGCATCCGGAGCCGGTCGAACGCGTGGCGATGGAACTGGCCCAGTGCGAAAAGCTCACCGATTTGCCCGATGGCAAACAACTGCTGGTGCTGCATGGATCGACCGATGGTGCCGCGTTGCGCGAAATCGGCCGCCTGCGCGAACTTACCTTTCGCAAGGTTGGCGAGGGCACCAATACTCGCCGCGACCTGGATGCCTACGACGCGCACTACGAGCACTTGGTGTTGTGGGATCCGAAAGCCCTGCGCATCGTTGGCTCGTATCGCCTGGGGCACGGCGGTCGACTGATCAACGAGCGTGGCATGGGCGGTCTCTACACTGCCAGCCTGTTCAATTATTCGCCAGCCCTGGAATCGCGACTGGCGCAGGGGCTTGAGCTAGGTCGCAGCTTTATCGCTCCGGCTTACTGGCGCTCGCGCGCGCTTGATCACCTGTGGCAAGGCATTGGTCTGTACCTGCAGCGCCATCCGGACCTGCGTTACCTGTTCGGCCCGGTCAGTATGTCGGTGAGCCTGCCACTTCAGGCCCGCGAGTGGATTGCCGCGGCGCATCAGCATTATTTCGGTGTGCCGGGACTGGCTTCGGCGCGTCAGCCTTTCAAGGTGTCGTCGGATGTACTCGAAGGCGTGCGTCGCGAATTAGAAGGTTTGGATCCTGCCAGTGGCCTGGGATGGCTCCGGAACCATCTGGATGCGCTGGGCGTCAGCCTACCGGTGCTGTATCGCCAGTACGTCGATCTGGTCGAGCCGGATGGCGTGCAATTCCTTGATTTTGGTGAGGATCCAGGGTTCTCTGGCTGCGTTGACGGCCTAGTGATGCTGGACCTTTCTCATCTCAAGCCGGCCAAGCGTACCCGCTATCTGGGCAAGAGTGCTTAA